One part of the uncultured Celeribacter sp. genome encodes these proteins:
- a CDS encoding DUF167 domain-containing protein, with the protein MDKAELKAALQAAIDKGTLSVRVTPKASRNLVQVEDGQVRVYVTTVPEGGKATRDVIKLLAKALGVAKGQLELVRGETSRDKVFRVG; encoded by the coding sequence ATGGATAAGGCGGAACTGAAGGCGGCGCTGCAAGCGGCGATAGACAAAGGTACCCTGTCGGTGAGGGTCACGCCGAAGGCGTCGCGTAATCTTGTGCAGGTCGAAGACGGGCAGGTCCGGGTTTATGTCACCACGGTACCCGAAGGCGGAAAGGCCACGCGCGACGTGATCAAGCTGCTGGCCAAGGCGCTGGGCGTGGCCAAGGGGCAGTTGGAACTGGTGCGCGGTGAGACCTCCCGCGACAAGGTGTTTCGTGTCGGCTAG
- a CDS encoding nitroreductase, with protein MPTPNPAALDFLLTRRSRPAKTLTAPVPDKADVLTLLQAAARTPDHGKLEPWRFIVLAKPALTRLSERVVTLGETQGIEPEKIEKARRQFADADLAVAVIFSPKDSPKVPQVEQLYSAGAVCLSLLNAALAAGWGANWLSGWASHDRSFCEDGLGLSEHESIAGLIHIGTETVAPPERPRPDLDQIVDWVDA; from the coding sequence ATGCCCACGCCCAACCCTGCTGCCCTCGATTTTCTGCTGACCCGACGGTCTCGCCCTGCCAAGACGCTGACCGCCCCGGTCCCCGACAAGGCGGATGTGCTGACGCTGCTGCAAGCCGCGGCTCGCACCCCCGATCATGGCAAGCTGGAACCCTGGCGCTTCATCGTGCTGGCCAAACCTGCGTTGACACGCCTGTCCGAACGTGTGGTCACCCTGGGCGAGACACAGGGCATCGAACCCGAGAAGATCGAAAAGGCCCGCAGGCAATTCGCCGATGCGGATTTGGCCGTCGCCGTGATCTTTTCCCCGAAAGACAGCCCGAAAGTGCCGCAGGTCGAACAGCTCTATTCCGCGGGCGCGGTTTGCCTGTCGCTGCTGAATGCCGCCCTTGCGGCGGGCTGGGGGGCGAACTGGCTGTCTGGCTGGGCCTCACATGATCGCAGCTTTTGCGAAGACGGTCTGGGATTGTCCGAACATGAGAGCATCGCCGGGCTGATCCACATCGGCACGGAAACCGTTGCACCGCCTGAACGCCCGCGTCCGGATCTCGACCAGATCGTGGACTGGGTGGACGCGTGA
- a CDS encoding EI24 domain-containing protein has translation MFSDFTRAIAQFSDKRFQAVLAKGIGLSVALLVVIYLIFVWGIGIFVPDTLTLPVIGEITWIDSALSIGSFFLMILLSAFLMVPVASAFTGIFLEEVSEAVEDRHYPGLPAVPRQTIWDITMDSLGFLGVIVLANAVALVLYLLLNIAAPIIFWALNGFLLGREYFQMVAMRRLGREGAKAARKRHMPQIWLAGALMAVPLSIPLVNLLIPVLGAATFTHMFMRLEGRAVTKGPNTAPMP, from the coding sequence ATGTTCAGCGACTTCACTAGGGCCATTGCGCAATTCAGCGACAAACGCTTTCAGGCCGTTCTGGCCAAGGGCATCGGGCTGAGTGTGGCGCTGCTGGTCGTGATCTATCTGATCTTTGTCTGGGGCATCGGCATCTTTGTCCCCGACACGCTCACCTTGCCCGTGATCGGTGAAATCACATGGATCGACAGTGCGCTGTCGATTGGTTCATTCTTCCTGATGATCCTCTTGTCGGCGTTCCTGATGGTGCCGGTGGCCTCGGCGTTTACCGGGATCTTTCTCGAAGAGGTGTCCGAAGCCGTCGAGGACCGCCATTACCCCGGCCTGCCCGCAGTCCCGCGTCAGACAATCTGGGACATCACCATGGATTCGCTCGGATTTCTGGGCGTGATCGTGCTGGCGAATGCCGTGGCTCTGGTGCTGTATCTGCTGCTCAACATCGCCGCGCCGATCATTTTCTGGGCGCTGAACGGGTTTCTGCTGGGGCGTGAATACTTTCAGATGGTCGCCATGCGCCGGTTGGGCCGCGAAGGGGCAAAGGCCGCGCGCAAACGCCATATGCCGCAGATCTGGCTGGCGGGCGCGCTCATGGCGGTGCCGCTGTCGATCCCGCTGGTCAACCTGTTGATCCCGGTTCTGGGGGCGGCGACCTTCACCCATATGTTCATGCGCCTCGAAGGCCGTGCGGTGACCAAGGGCCCGAACACTGCACCGATGCCGTAA
- a CDS encoding DUF1467 family protein, producing MAITSALVLYAVTWFMTMFVALPIGLRTQGDDGEIVRGTQAGAPNNYNPKRKALWVTLVATVIWAVLMAVILYGGITWHDMDWTANLPAVADS from the coding sequence ATGGCGATCACATCAGCTCTCGTTCTCTATGCGGTGACATGGTTCATGACCATGTTCGTGGCGCTGCCGATTGGGCTGCGCACTCAGGGTGACGACGGCGAAATTGTGCGCGGCACGCAGGCCGGTGCGCCCAACAATTACAACCCCAAGCGCAAGGCGCTTTGGGTGACCTTGGTGGCGACGGTGATCTGGGCGGTGCTGATGGCGGTGATCCTCTATGGCGGGATCACCTGGCATGACATGGACTGGACGGCAAACCTGCCCGCCGTGGCCGACAGCTGA
- the mce gene encoding methylmalonyl-CoA epimerase encodes MIGRLNHVAIAVPDLEAASAQYANTLGAKVNPPQDEPDHGVTVVFIELPNTKIELLYPLGEDSPINGFLAKNPAGGIHHMCYEVDDILAARDKLKSEGARVLGDGEPKIGAHGKPVLFLHPKDFNGCLIELEQV; translated from the coding sequence ATGATCGGACGTCTGAACCATGTTGCCATTGCCGTGCCGGACCTTGAGGCCGCATCGGCGCAATATGCCAACACATTGGGCGCAAAGGTGAACCCGCCGCAGGACGAACCTGATCACGGAGTGACCGTCGTTTTCATCGAGCTGCCGAACACCAAGATCGAACTTCTCTATCCTCTGGGTGAGGACTCTCCGATCAACGGGTTTCTTGCCAAAAACCCTGCGGGCGGCATCCATCATATGTGCTATGAGGTCGACGATATTCTGGCCGCGCGGGATAAGCTGAAATCAGAAGGCGCGCGGGTGCTTGGGGATGGCGAGCCCAAGATCGGCGCGCATGGCAAACCGGTTCTGTTCCTGCACCCGAAAGACTTCAATGGCTGCCTGATCGAGCTGGAACAGGTCTGA
- the aspS gene encoding aspartate--tRNA ligase, which yields MHVYRSHTCAELNKSNVGDSVRLSGWVHRIRDHGGILFIDLRDHYGVTQVLCDPDSPVFSEMEKVRSEWCIRIDGTVKARDESLVNPKLPTGEVEVFVRDLEVLGSSAELPLMVFGDQEYPEETRLKYRYLDLRREAMQNNMILRSQVVADLRQRMWGQGFNEFQTPIITASSPEGARDFLVPSRLHPGKFYALPQAPQQFKQLLMVSGFDKYFQIAPCFRDEDPRADRSPTDFYQLDMEMSFVTQQDIFDTMEPVIADMFDKFGKGRKSNRDWPQISYRDAALWYGTDKPDLRNPIKMQDVSEHFRGSGFAIFAKLLEQEGNEVRAIPAPKGGSRKFCDRMNKFAQQEGLPGMGYIFWRDQGDGMEAAGPLAKNIGPERTEAIRQQLGLEVGDAAFFLGGKPKSFERVAGKARTVIWEETPKAPEDENWRDAFKFAWIVDFPIYEQDEETGKIDFEHNPFSMPQGGMDALMGDPLKVLGNQYDLACNGYELVSGAIRNHKPEIMFKAFEIAGYGKDEVEKRFGGMVNAFQYGAPPHGGCALGIDRAVMLLADEDNIREVILFPMNQRAEDLMMGAPSEPTNEQLRELNLRVIPVED from the coding sequence ATGCACGTCTACCGCAGCCATACCTGCGCCGAGTTGAACAAATCCAATGTGGGCGACAGCGTCCGCCTGTCAGGCTGGGTGCATCGCATCCGCGACCATGGCGGTATCCTCTTTATCGACCTGCGCGACCACTATGGTGTGACGCAGGTTCTGTGCGATCCGGACAGCCCGGTGTTTTCCGAGATGGAAAAGGTGCGCTCCGAATGGTGTATCCGCATCGACGGCACCGTGAAGGCCCGCGACGAAAGCCTTGTGAACCCAAAACTGCCGACCGGCGAGGTCGAAGTTTTCGTGCGCGATCTTGAGGTGCTGGGGTCCTCTGCCGAACTGCCGCTGATGGTCTTTGGCGATCAGGAATATCCGGAAGAAACCCGCCTGAAATACCGCTATCTCGACCTTCGTCGTGAGGCGATGCAGAACAACATGATTCTGCGGTCTCAGGTTGTCGCCGACCTGCGCCAGCGCATGTGGGGGCAGGGGTTCAACGAATTCCAGACGCCGATCATCACCGCCTCCTCCCCTGAAGGCGCGCGTGACTTCCTCGTGCCGTCGCGTCTGCACCCGGGCAAGTTCTACGCCCTGCCGCAGGCCCCTCAGCAGTTCAAACAGCTGCTGATGGTGTCGGGCTTCGACAAATACTTCCAGATCGCGCCGTGTTTCCGCGATGAAGACCCGCGCGCTGACCGCAGTCCGACTGACTTCTACCAACTCGACATGGAAATGTCCTTTGTCACGCAGCAGGACATCTTTGACACGATGGAGCCGGTGATCGCCGATATGTTCGACAAATTCGGCAAGGGCCGGAAATCGAACCGCGACTGGCCGCAGATTTCCTACCGTGACGCCGCGCTCTGGTATGGCACCGACAAACCCGACCTGCGCAACCCGATCAAGATGCAGGACGTGTCTGAACATTTCCGCGGCTCCGGCTTTGCGATCTTCGCCAAGCTCCTCGAACAGGAGGGCAACGAAGTGCGCGCCATCCCGGCGCCCAAAGGCGGTTCGCGCAAATTCTGCGACCGGATGAACAAATTCGCCCAACAAGAGGGCCTGCCGGGGATGGGCTATATCTTCTGGCGCGATCAGGGCGACGGTATGGAAGCCGCCGGTCCGCTCGCCAAAAACATCGGCCCGGAACGCACCGAGGCGATCCGTCAGCAGTTGGGTCTTGAAGTGGGCGATGCGGCCTTCTTCCTGGGCGGCAAGCCGAAGTCCTTTGAGCGTGTGGCGGGCAAGGCCCGCACCGTGATCTGGGAAGAGACGCCAAAAGCGCCCGAGGACGAGAACTGGCGCGATGCGTTCAAATTCGCCTGGATCGTGGATTTCCCGATCTACGAACAGGACGAAGAGACCGGCAAGATCGACTTTGAACACAACCCGTTCTCCATGCCGCAGGGTGGAATGGACGCGCTGATGGGCGATCCGCTCAAGGTTCTGGGCAACCAGTACGACCTCGCTTGTAACGGCTATGAACTGGTGTCCGGCGCAATCCGGAACCACAAGCCGGAGATCATGTTCAAAGCCTTCGAGATCGCTGGCTATGGCAAGGATGAGGTCGAGAAACGCTTTGGCGGTATGGTCAACGCCTTCCAATACGGCGCCCCGCCGCACGGTGGCTGCGCTCTGGGGATCGACCGCGCCGTGATGTTGCTGGCAGATGAGGACAACATCCGCGAAGTGATCCTCTTCCCGATGAACCAGCGCGCCGAAGACCTGATGATGGGCGCCCCGTCGGAACCGACCAATGAACAGCTGCGGGAACTGAACCTGCGGGTGATCCCGGTCGAAGACTGA
- the carB gene encoding carbamoyl-phosphate synthase large subunit produces the protein MPKRTDISSIMIIGAGPIIIGQACEFDYSGAQACKALREEGYRVILVNSNPATIMTDPEMADATYIEPITPEVVAKIIAKEKPDALLPTMGGQTGLNTALKLDELGVLAEHNVELIGAKREAIEMAEDRKLFREAMDRLGIENPKADIVAAPKLDNGKYDIGAGMKIAMDALEHIGLPAIIRPAFTLGGTGGGVAYNRDDYEKICRSGLEASPVAQILVDESLLGWKEYEMEVVRDTADNAIIVCSIENVDPMGVHTGDSVTVAPALTLTDKEYQLMRTHSINVLREIGVETGGSNVQWAVNPADGRMVVIEMNPRVSRSSALASKATGFPIAKIAAKLAVGYTLDELDNDITKVTPASFEPTIDYVVTKIPKFAFEKFPGAKPELTTAMKSVGEAMAIGRTFHESMQKALSSMESGLTGFDEIELEDMPKPAQIVEADGADDTLPRIFLGADAAAQQKIDKTLTRELARATPDRLRVIAQAMRFGFTDEEIQEINSFDPWFLARIREILVAEAEVRKDGLPVTEEGLRHLKMMGFTDARLAKLTGRDEANVRRARRNLGVTAVFKRIDTCAAEFEAQTPYMYSTYEAPMMGEVECEARPSDRKKVVILGGGPNRIGQGIEFDYCCCHACFSLTGQGYETIMINCNPETVSTDYDTSDRLYFEPLTFEHVMEILRVEQEKGTLHGVIVQFGGQTPLKLANALEAEGIPILGTSPDAIDLAEDRERFQDLVNRLDLKQPKNGIAHSDAEAIEIAAEIGFPLVIRPSYVLGGRAMEIVRDMDGLKRYIRDAVVVSGDSPVLLDSYLSGATEIDVDALCDGEKVHVAGIMQHIEEAGVHSGDSACSLPPYSLKPEIIEELKRQTEALALALNVVGLMNVQYAVKDDVIYLIEVNPRASRTVPFVAKAVTSPIASIAARLMAGEKLDAFDLVDPASTGRFAVKEAVLPFARFPGVDTILGPEMRSTGEVMGSDASFARAFLKAQMGAGTDLPESGKVFVSVKNYDKKPKMVEAIKTLSDLGFEIVATRGTAKFLKENGVASTIVNKVYEGRPNIVDMMKNGDIALVLNTTEGNQAVEDSREIRSVALYDKIPYFTTAAASHAAAMAIKARLEGEIEVLSLQDV, from the coding sequence ATGCCGAAGAGAACCGATATTTCCTCCATCATGATCATTGGTGCGGGGCCGATCATCATCGGACAGGCCTGTGAGTTCGACTACTCCGGCGCCCAAGCCTGTAAAGCGCTGCGCGAAGAGGGCTACCGGGTCATCCTGGTCAACTCCAACCCCGCCACGATCATGACCGATCCGGAGATGGCCGACGCCACCTATATCGAGCCGATCACCCCCGAGGTGGTCGCCAAGATCATCGCCAAGGAAAAGCCCGACGCGCTTTTGCCGACCATGGGCGGGCAAACCGGCCTCAACACCGCATTGAAGCTGGACGAGCTGGGCGTTCTGGCCGAACACAACGTCGAACTGATCGGCGCCAAGCGCGAAGCCATCGAAATGGCCGAGGACCGCAAGCTGTTCCGCGAAGCAATGGACCGTCTGGGCATCGAAAACCCCAAGGCCGACATCGTGGCTGCACCCAAGCTCGACAACGGCAAATACGACATTGGCGCGGGCATGAAAATCGCTATGGACGCGCTGGAGCACATTGGTCTTCCGGCGATCATCCGCCCGGCCTTTACCCTGGGCGGCACCGGCGGTGGCGTGGCTTACAACCGCGACGATTACGAAAAGATCTGCCGCTCTGGTCTGGAGGCCTCTCCGGTGGCGCAGATCCTCGTCGATGAATCGCTGCTGGGCTGGAAAGAATATGAGATGGAGGTCGTGCGCGACACCGCCGACAACGCCATCATCGTCTGCTCCATCGAAAACGTTGACCCGATGGGCGTGCACACCGGTGACTCGGTCACCGTGGCCCCGGCCCTGACGCTGACCGACAAAGAATATCAGTTGATGCGGACCCATTCGATCAACGTGCTGCGTGAGATCGGTGTGGAAACCGGCGGTTCCAACGTGCAATGGGCGGTGAACCCCGCCGATGGGCGCATGGTCGTGATCGAAATGAATCCGCGCGTGTCGCGGTCTTCGGCGCTGGCCTCCAAGGCGACCGGCTTCCCGATCGCCAAGATCGCCGCGAAGCTTGCGGTCGGCTACACGCTCGACGAACTGGACAACGACATCACCAAGGTGACCCCGGCCTCGTTCGAGCCGACCATCGACTATGTCGTCACCAAGATCCCGAAATTCGCCTTTGAGAAATTCCCCGGTGCCAAACCCGAGTTGACCACCGCGATGAAATCCGTGGGCGAAGCCATGGCGATTGGCCGGACCTTCCATGAATCCATGCAAAAGGCGCTCAGCTCCATGGAATCCGGGCTGACGGGCTTTGATGAAATCGAACTGGAAGACATGCCGAAACCGGCGCAGATCGTCGAGGCCGATGGCGCGGACGATACGCTGCCGCGGATCTTCCTTGGAGCAGATGCCGCGGCCCAGCAAAAGATCGATAAGACGCTGACGCGCGAACTGGCCCGCGCCACCCCGGATCGTTTGCGGGTGATTGCACAGGCCATGCGCTTTGGCTTCACCGATGAAGAAATCCAGGAGATCAACAGTTTTGATCCGTGGTTCCTGGCCCGTATCCGCGAAATCCTCGTGGCCGAGGCCGAGGTGCGCAAAGACGGGCTGCCGGTCACCGAAGAAGGCCTGCGCCACCTCAAAATGATGGGCTTCACCGACGCACGTCTGGCCAAGCTCACCGGGCGTGACGAAGCCAATGTGCGCCGGGCACGCCGTAATCTTGGCGTCACCGCCGTGTTCAAACGCATCGACACCTGCGCCGCCGAATTCGAAGCGCAGACGCCCTATATGTATTCCACCTATGAAGCCCCGATGATGGGCGAAGTGGAATGCGAAGCGCGTCCCTCGGATCGCAAAAAGGTCGTCATCCTCGGCGGCGGCCCGAACCGGATCGGCCAGGGGATCGAATTTGACTATTGCTGCTGTCATGCCTGTTTCTCGCTGACCGGTCAGGGCTACGAGACGATCATGATCAACTGCAACCCGGAGACCGTGTCGACCGACTATGACACCTCCGATCGTCTGTATTTCGAACCGCTGACCTTCGAACATGTGATGGAAATCCTGCGCGTCGAGCAGGAGAAGGGCACGCTGCATGGCGTCATCGTCCAGTTCGGCGGCCAAACCCCGCTGAAGCTTGCGAATGCGCTGGAAGCCGAAGGCATCCCGATCCTCGGCACTTCGCCCGACGCCATCGACCTGGCCGAAGACCGCGAGCGTTTCCAGGATCTGGTCAACCGTCTGGACCTGAAACAACCGAAGAACGGCATTGCCCATTCCGACGCTGAAGCCATTGAGATTGCCGCTGAAATCGGCTTCCCACTGGTCATTCGCCCGTCATATGTTCTGGGCGGACGCGCGATGGAAATCGTGCGCGACATGGATGGGCTGAAACGCTACATCCGTGACGCCGTGGTCGTGTCCGGCGACAGCCCGGTTCTTCTGGACAGCTACCTGTCCGGGGCCACCGAGATCGACGTCGATGCGCTTTGCGATGGTGAAAAGGTCCATGTGGCCGGCATCATGCAACACATCGAAGAGGCCGGCGTGCACTCCGGGGACAGCGCCTGTTCGCTGCCGCCCTACTCGCTCAAACCCGAGATCATCGAAGAGCTGAAACGCCAGACCGAAGCTCTGGCGCTGGCGCTCAATGTCGTTGGCCTGATGAACGTGCAATATGCGGTCAAAGATGACGTGATCTACCTCATTGAGGTGAACCCGCGTGCCTCGCGCACCGTGCCCTTCGTGGCCAAGGCTGTGACCAGCCCGATCGCCTCCATCGCCGCACGGCTGATGGCGGGGGAAAAGCTCGATGCCTTCGATCTGGTCGACCCGGCCAGCACCGGACGCTTTGCGGTGAAAGAGGCCGTGCTGCCCTTCGCCCGCTTCCCCGGCGTTGACACGATCCTCGGCCCGGAAATGCGCTCCACCGGCGAGGTCATGGGGTCTGATGCCAGCTTCGCCCGCGCCTTCCTCAAGGCGCAGATGGGCGCAGGCACCGACCTGCCGGAAAGCGGCAAAGTGTTCGTGTCGGTCAAGAACTACGACAAGAAGCCGAAAATGGTCGAGGCGATCAAAACCCTCTCCGATCTAGGCTTTGAAATCGTGGCCACGCGCGGCACCGCCAAATTCCTCAAGGAAAACGGCGTCGCCAGCACAATCGTGAACAAGGTCTATGAGGGCCGCCCGAACATCGTCGATATGATGAAAAACGGTGATATCGCGCTGGTTCTGAACACCACCGAAGGCAATCAAGCCGTCGAAGACAGCCGTGAAATCCGCTCGGTCGCGCTCTACGACAAGATCCCCTATTTCACGACCGCCGCAGCCTCTCACGCTGCCGCCATGGCAATCAAGGCCCGCCTGGAAGGCGAAATCGAGGTTCTGAGCCTGCAGGACGTTTAA
- a CDS encoding DEAD/DEAH box helicase — protein sequence MTDFSMLGLKPRLLKTLAEIGIDTPTPIQARAIPEVMNGRDVMGLAQTGTGKTLAFGLPLLDMALSAGDKPNNRTVRALVLAPTRELVNQIADGLFPFIKGSHLKLNRVVGGVSINAQINRLERGTDILVATPGRLMDLIDRKAVRLDETSFLVLDEADQMLDMGFIHALRKLVPMLAKERQTMLFSATMSKQMNEIAQSYLSAPIRIEVSPPGKAADKIDQEVHFIPQPDKMPLLKELLSAHKDELALVFSRTKHGAERMSKQLQRDGFAAGAIHGNKSQGQRERTLKEAKSGKITVLVATDVAARGIDIPAVRHVYNYELPNVPENFVHRIGRTARAGRDGKAIAFCSPTELGDFRAIEKVMKLRIPIATPASWAADDVKAEPKPKPNSGRRRGGPGKGGASAGGAQGKPRRGKPGGAGPKAANSGRPARRRRSNG from the coding sequence ATGACTGATTTTTCCATGCTCGGCCTCAAGCCGCGCCTGCTCAAGACCCTTGCCGAAATCGGCATCGACACCCCGACCCCGATTCAGGCCCGCGCCATTCCCGAAGTGATGAACGGTCGGGACGTGATGGGCCTGGCCCAGACCGGCACCGGCAAGACGCTTGCTTTCGGCCTGCCGCTTCTGGACATGGCGCTGAGCGCCGGGGACAAACCCAACAACCGCACAGTCCGCGCGCTCGTGCTGGCGCCGACCCGCGAACTGGTCAACCAGATTGCCGACGGGCTGTTTCCCTTCATCAAGGGCAGCCATCTGAAACTGAACCGCGTCGTGGGCGGCGTCTCGATCAACGCCCAGATCAACCGGCTGGAACGCGGCACCGACATTCTGGTGGCCACTCCGGGCCGGCTGATGGACCTGATCGACCGCAAGGCCGTACGCCTTGATGAGACCAGCTTCCTGGTGCTCGATGAAGCCGATCAGATGCTCGACATGGGCTTCATACATGCGCTGCGCAAACTCGTGCCCATGCTGGCCAAGGAACGTCAGACCATGCTGTTTTCGGCCACTATGTCGAAACAGATGAACGAGATCGCCCAAAGCTATCTCTCCGCGCCGATTCGCATCGAAGTCTCCCCTCCGGGTAAAGCGGCCGACAAGATCGACCAGGAGGTCCACTTCATCCCTCAGCCGGACAAGATGCCCCTGCTCAAAGAGCTTCTGTCGGCACATAAGGACGAGCTGGCACTGGTTTTTTCGCGCACGAAACACGGGGCCGAACGGATGTCCAAGCAGCTGCAGCGCGACGGGTTTGCCGCCGGTGCCATCCACGGCAACAAATCGCAGGGCCAGCGGGAACGCACCCTGAAAGAAGCCAAATCAGGCAAGATCACCGTTCTGGTCGCCACAGATGTCGCCGCGCGGGGCATCGACATTCCCGCCGTGCGCCATGTGTACAACTACGAACTGCCCAATGTGCCGGAGAACTTCGTGCACCGGATCGGGCGGACGGCCCGCGCCGGACGCGACGGCAAGGCCATTGCCTTTTGTTCGCCGACCGAACTGGGCGATTTCCGCGCCATCGAAAAGGTGATGAAACTGCGTATTCCGATCGCAACCCCAGCCTCCTGGGCCGCAGATGACGTCAAAGCGGAGCCCAAACCCAAGCCCAACAGCGGACGCCGCCGCGGCGGTCCGGGCAAAGGCGGTGCGTCGGCAGGCGGCGCACAGGGCAAGCCGCGGCGCGGCAAACCCGGTGGCGCTGGTCCCAAAGCCGCAAACAGTGGCCGTCCGGCGCGTCGTCGCCGCTCGAACGGGTAA